A genomic window from Peromyscus maniculatus bairdii isolate BWxNUB_F1_BW_parent chromosome 1, HU_Pman_BW_mat_3.1, whole genome shotgun sequence includes:
- the LOC107399851 gene encoding putative killer cell immunoglobulin-like receptor like protein KIR3DP1 isoform X1, whose amino-acid sequence MWRHHVFLDVLAWKELQKYISKESTEHKGKGGAPASSFLRLGHSLFTGVPDKPTLSAWPSPLVPIGGHVTLRCQSHFGFEIFRLFKEDGESQGTIFRHSLDMYPVTMAHAGIYKCQGIAPIVHDGLSEISNPLLIIVTGVYRKPSLSALPAPPINSGEMMTLKCCSDAMFETFILVVYREDVNEVQMRLAGEPYAGGSQVNISIAPVTAAHAGTYLCYSSSSQHSHVWSHPSDPLDIVISVPDATNSSYHLNVTQEALPLPILWAEPGSIISWGKSVTILCQGNIQAQEYYLNKEGRTSRLYSQTVMEPGSKAMFPILFITELYAGRYRCYYESPAGSSEHSDMLELVVTDVYSKPSLSALPSSVVTPGENVTFQCVSWLGFETFILTEEGENKLSWMGDSQRHPNGHMQALFPMGPVSPGHRRKFRCYGYDNSNAQVWSAPSEPLELIISGMVETTSSSPNMSDPKTGSHLQDHTVENLTRITLGGLVLLVLGILLFDAQHSQRKTPDAARR is encoded by the exons ATGTGGCGTCATCATGTATTTCTGGATGTATTGGCTTGGAAGGAACTTCAGAAATACATAAGCAAGGAGAGCACTGAGCACAAAGGAAAAGGAggtgctcctgcctcctcctttctGAGATTGGGCCATTCTCTCTTCACAGGGGTTCCTGACAAGCCCACCCTGTCTGCCTGGCCTAGTCCTCTGGTTCCCATTGGAGGGCATGTGACTCTGAGGTGTCAGTCCCACTTTGGGTTTGAAATATTCCGTTTGTTCAAGGAAGATGGGGAGTCCCAAGGCACCATATTTCGACACAGCCTTGACATGTACCCCGTGACCATGGCACATGCGGGGATCTATAAATGTCAGGGCATTGCTCCTATTGTCCATGATGGATTGTCAGAAATCAGCAATCCCCTGTTGATCATAGTTACAG GAGTCTACAGAAAGCCTTCTCTCTCGGCCCTACCAGCGCCTCCAATAAATTCAGGAGAGATGATGACATTGAAGTGCTGTTCAGATGCCATGTTTGAGACCTTCATTCTGGTTGTGTACAGAGAGGATGTAAATGAGGTCCAAATGCGTCTAGCTGGGGAGCCTTATGCTGGTGGCTCCCAAGTCAACATCTCTATAGCTCCTGTGACTGCAGCACACGCTGGGACCTACCTATGTTACAGTTCTTCTAGTCAACATTCCCATGTGTGGTCACACCCAAGTGACCCACTGGACATTGTAATCTCAG ttcctgATGCCACCAACTCTTCATATCATCTTAACGTCACACAAG AAGCACTCCCCTTACCCATCCTTTGGGCTGAGCCAGGTTCTATCATCTCTTGGGGGAAGTCGGTGACCATCTTGTGTCAAGGAAACATCCAAGCACAGGAGTACTACttaaataaagaaggaagaacatCACGCTTGTACAGCCAGACCGTAATGGAGCCTGGGAGCAAGGCTATGTTCCCCATCCTATTCATTACAGAGCTCTATGCAGGACGATATCGCTGTTACTATGAGAGTCCTGCTGGTTCTTCAGAGCACAGTGACAtgctggagctggtggtgacag ATGTCTATAGCAAACCTAGCCTGTCAGCCCTGCCCAGTTCTGTGGTGACCCCAGGAGAGAACGTAACCTTTCAGTGCGTCTCATGGTTGGGGTTTGAAACCTTCATTCTGACCGAGGAGGGAGAAAACAAGCTCTCCTGGATGGGTGACTCACAGAGACATCCAAATGGGCACATGCAGGCACTTTTTCCGATGGGTCCCGTAAGCCCCGGCCACAGGCGGAAGTTCAGGTGTTACGGGTATGACAACAGCAATGCCCAAGTATGGTCAGCACCTAGTGAACCCCTGGAGCTCATAATCTCAG GAATGGTTGAGACCACCAGCTCATCACCAAACATGTCAGACCCCAAAACAG GCTCACATCTCCAAGATCACACAGTGGAGAATCTTACCAGGATCACATTGGGTGGCTTGGTCCTGTTGGTTCTTGGAATTCTTCTATTTGATGCTCAGCACAGCCAGAGAAAGACACCAGATGCAGCCAGGAGGTGA
- the LOC107399851 gene encoding leukocyte immunoglobulin-like receptor subfamily A member 5 isoform X3, whose protein sequence is MLDLPTAGGLASMQWWMLVHEFIFTEWTLTSNVQRTNQGREIEGQAAGRRQFICHGSFPPGVFLFQRTWAQVGVYRKPSLSALPAPPINSGEMMTLKCCSDAMFETFILVVYREDVNEVQMRLAGEPYAGGSQVNISIAPVTAAHAGTYLCYSSSSQHSHVWSHPSDPLDIVISVPDATNSSYHLNVTQEALPLPILWAEPGSIISWGKSVTILCQGNIQAQEYYLNKEGRTSRLYSQTVMEPGSKAMFPILFITELYAGRYRCYYESPAGSSEHSDMLELVVTDVYSKPSLSALPSSVVTPGENVTFQCVSWLGFETFILTEEGENKLSWMGDSQRHPNGHMQALFPMGPVSPGHRRKFRCYGYDNSNAQVWSAPSEPLELIISGMVETTSSSPNMSDPKTGSHLQDHTVENLTRITLGGLVLLVLGILLFDAQHSQRKTPDAARR, encoded by the exons ATGCTGGATCTGCCCACAGCAGGGGGTCTGGCTTCCATGCAGTGGTGGATGTTGGTACATGAGTTCATCTTCACTGAGTGGACTCTGACTTCTAATGTACAGAGGACCAACCAGGGCAGAGAGATAGAGGGCCAGGCTGCTGGAAGGAGACAGTTCATCTGTCATGGGTCTTTCCCTCCAGGAGTCTTCCTGTTTCAGAGGACATGGGCACAAGTGG GAGTCTACAGAAAGCCTTCTCTCTCGGCCCTACCAGCGCCTCCAATAAATTCAGGAGAGATGATGACATTGAAGTGCTGTTCAGATGCCATGTTTGAGACCTTCATTCTGGTTGTGTACAGAGAGGATGTAAATGAGGTCCAAATGCGTCTAGCTGGGGAGCCTTATGCTGGTGGCTCCCAAGTCAACATCTCTATAGCTCCTGTGACTGCAGCACACGCTGGGACCTACCTATGTTACAGTTCTTCTAGTCAACATTCCCATGTGTGGTCACACCCAAGTGACCCACTGGACATTGTAATCTCAG ttcctgATGCCACCAACTCTTCATATCATCTTAACGTCACACAAG AAGCACTCCCCTTACCCATCCTTTGGGCTGAGCCAGGTTCTATCATCTCTTGGGGGAAGTCGGTGACCATCTTGTGTCAAGGAAACATCCAAGCACAGGAGTACTACttaaataaagaaggaagaacatCACGCTTGTACAGCCAGACCGTAATGGAGCCTGGGAGCAAGGCTATGTTCCCCATCCTATTCATTACAGAGCTCTATGCAGGACGATATCGCTGTTACTATGAGAGTCCTGCTGGTTCTTCAGAGCACAGTGACAtgctggagctggtggtgacag ATGTCTATAGCAAACCTAGCCTGTCAGCCCTGCCCAGTTCTGTGGTGACCCCAGGAGAGAACGTAACCTTTCAGTGCGTCTCATGGTTGGGGTTTGAAACCTTCATTCTGACCGAGGAGGGAGAAAACAAGCTCTCCTGGATGGGTGACTCACAGAGACATCCAAATGGGCACATGCAGGCACTTTTTCCGATGGGTCCCGTAAGCCCCGGCCACAGGCGGAAGTTCAGGTGTTACGGGTATGACAACAGCAATGCCCAAGTATGGTCAGCACCTAGTGAACCCCTGGAGCTCATAATCTCAG GAATGGTTGAGACCACCAGCTCATCACCAAACATGTCAGACCCCAAAACAG GCTCACATCTCCAAGATCACACAGTGGAGAATCTTACCAGGATCACATTGGGTGGCTTGGTCCTGTTGGTTCTTGGAATTCTTCTATTTGATGCTCAGCACAGCCAGAGAAAGACACCAGATGCAGCCAGGAGGTGA
- the LOC107399851 gene encoding putative killer cell immunoglobulin-like receptor like protein KIR3DP1 isoform X2 — protein sequence MWRHHVFLDVLAWKELQKYISKESTEHKGKGGAPASSFLRLGHSLFTGVPDKPTLSAWPSPLVPIGGHVTLRCQSHFGFEIFRLFKEDGESQGTIFRHSLDMYPVTMAHAGIYKCQGIAPIVHDGLSEISNPLLIIVTGVYRKPSLSALPAPPINSGEMMTLKCCSDAMFETFILVVYREDVNEVQMRLAGEPYAGGSQVNISIAPVTAAHAGTYLCYSSSSQHSHVWSHPSDPLDIVISVPDATNSSYHLNVTQEALPLPILWAEPGSIISWGKSVTILCQGNIQAQEYYLNKEGRTSRLYSQTVMEPGSKAMFPILFITELYAGRYRCYYESPAGSSEHSDMLELVVTDVYSKPSLSALPSSVVTPGENVTFQCVSWLGFETFILTEEGENKLSWMGDSQRHPNGHMQALFPMGPVSPGHRRKFRCYGYDNSNAQVWSAPSEPLELIISGMVETTSSSPNMSDPKTES from the exons ATGTGGCGTCATCATGTATTTCTGGATGTATTGGCTTGGAAGGAACTTCAGAAATACATAAGCAAGGAGAGCACTGAGCACAAAGGAAAAGGAggtgctcctgcctcctcctttctGAGATTGGGCCATTCTCTCTTCACAGGGGTTCCTGACAAGCCCACCCTGTCTGCCTGGCCTAGTCCTCTGGTTCCCATTGGAGGGCATGTGACTCTGAGGTGTCAGTCCCACTTTGGGTTTGAAATATTCCGTTTGTTCAAGGAAGATGGGGAGTCCCAAGGCACCATATTTCGACACAGCCTTGACATGTACCCCGTGACCATGGCACATGCGGGGATCTATAAATGTCAGGGCATTGCTCCTATTGTCCATGATGGATTGTCAGAAATCAGCAATCCCCTGTTGATCATAGTTACAG GAGTCTACAGAAAGCCTTCTCTCTCGGCCCTACCAGCGCCTCCAATAAATTCAGGAGAGATGATGACATTGAAGTGCTGTTCAGATGCCATGTTTGAGACCTTCATTCTGGTTGTGTACAGAGAGGATGTAAATGAGGTCCAAATGCGTCTAGCTGGGGAGCCTTATGCTGGTGGCTCCCAAGTCAACATCTCTATAGCTCCTGTGACTGCAGCACACGCTGGGACCTACCTATGTTACAGTTCTTCTAGTCAACATTCCCATGTGTGGTCACACCCAAGTGACCCACTGGACATTGTAATCTCAG ttcctgATGCCACCAACTCTTCATATCATCTTAACGTCACACAAG AAGCACTCCCCTTACCCATCCTTTGGGCTGAGCCAGGTTCTATCATCTCTTGGGGGAAGTCGGTGACCATCTTGTGTCAAGGAAACATCCAAGCACAGGAGTACTACttaaataaagaaggaagaacatCACGCTTGTACAGCCAGACCGTAATGGAGCCTGGGAGCAAGGCTATGTTCCCCATCCTATTCATTACAGAGCTCTATGCAGGACGATATCGCTGTTACTATGAGAGTCCTGCTGGTTCTTCAGAGCACAGTGACAtgctggagctggtggtgacag ATGTCTATAGCAAACCTAGCCTGTCAGCCCTGCCCAGTTCTGTGGTGACCCCAGGAGAGAACGTAACCTTTCAGTGCGTCTCATGGTTGGGGTTTGAAACCTTCATTCTGACCGAGGAGGGAGAAAACAAGCTCTCCTGGATGGGTGACTCACAGAGACATCCAAATGGGCACATGCAGGCACTTTTTCCGATGGGTCCCGTAAGCCCCGGCCACAGGCGGAAGTTCAGGTGTTACGGGTATGACAACAGCAATGCCCAAGTATGGTCAGCACCTAGTGAACCCCTGGAGCTCATAATCTCAG GAATGGTTGAGACCACCAGCTCATCACCAAACATGTCAGACCCCAAAACAG
- the LOC107399851 gene encoding leukocyte immunoglobulin-like receptor subfamily A member 5 isoform X4 produces MITILTVLFCIGNTPPGLSLSPSTTIVQKEALPLPILWAEPGSIISWGKSVTILCQGNIQAQEYYLNKEGRTSRLYSQTVMEPGSKAMFPILFITELYAGRYRCYYESPAGSSEHSDMLELVVTDVYSKPSLSALPSSVVTPGENVTFQCVSWLGFETFILTEEGENKLSWMGDSQRHPNGHMQALFPMGPVSPGHRRKFRCYGYDNSNAQVWSAPSEPLELIISGMVETTSSSPNMSDPKTGSHLQDHTVENLTRITLGGLVLLVLGILLFDAQHSQRKTPDAARR; encoded by the exons ATGATCACCATCCTCACTGTCCTGTTCTGCATTG GAAATACTCCTCCAGGCTTGAGTCTGAGTCCCAGTACTACCATAGTGCAGAAAG AAGCACTCCCCTTACCCATCCTTTGGGCTGAGCCAGGTTCTATCATCTCTTGGGGGAAGTCGGTGACCATCTTGTGTCAAGGAAACATCCAAGCACAGGAGTACTACttaaataaagaaggaagaacatCACGCTTGTACAGCCAGACCGTAATGGAGCCTGGGAGCAAGGCTATGTTCCCCATCCTATTCATTACAGAGCTCTATGCAGGACGATATCGCTGTTACTATGAGAGTCCTGCTGGTTCTTCAGAGCACAGTGACAtgctggagctggtggtgacag ATGTCTATAGCAAACCTAGCCTGTCAGCCCTGCCCAGTTCTGTGGTGACCCCAGGAGAGAACGTAACCTTTCAGTGCGTCTCATGGTTGGGGTTTGAAACCTTCATTCTGACCGAGGAGGGAGAAAACAAGCTCTCCTGGATGGGTGACTCACAGAGACATCCAAATGGGCACATGCAGGCACTTTTTCCGATGGGTCCCGTAAGCCCCGGCCACAGGCGGAAGTTCAGGTGTTACGGGTATGACAACAGCAATGCCCAAGTATGGTCAGCACCTAGTGAACCCCTGGAGCTCATAATCTCAG GAATGGTTGAGACCACCAGCTCATCACCAAACATGTCAGACCCCAAAACAG GCTCACATCTCCAAGATCACACAGTGGAGAATCTTACCAGGATCACATTGGGTGGCTTGGTCCTGTTGGTTCTTGGAATTCTTCTATTTGATGCTCAGCACAGCCAGAGAAAGACACCAGATGCAGCCAGGAGGTGA